DNA sequence from the Parasphaerochaeta coccoides DSM 17374 genome:
TCATCACCACGGACAGCGGACTCCAGTACAAAGCCCTCCGGACAGGCACGGGAACAATTCCTTCTGCTGAAGATACGGTTTTGGTAGACTACCGTCTTGTAAATCTTGCCGGCAATGAGCTGGACAGCAGCTACAGCCGCGGTATTCCTGCCGAATTCTCTTTACCAAACTTAATTCCCGGATTCACTGAAGGCGTCAGTTTGATGCCGGTCGGTTCTCACTATATTTTCTGGATTCCTTCTGAACTGGGTTATGGTGAGTACGGAGCCGGAAATTACATCGAGCCTAACATGCTCCTGATCTTCGAGGTCGAGTTGCTTGATATCGTTGCCTCCGAAACTACGTAAGCAGGAACAAACCGTGACGCATTGAACGTGAACATCCATGGAAGCCGTAAGGCAGGATTCCATGGGTGTTCTCATATATGACGCCGATTCAATCCTTGAGCTTGAAGACGAGTTTCTTGACGGTTGAGATTTCTCCAGAAGCAACCTTTGCTTTGTGCGGCTCCCCAGGAAAGAATATAACGAAACGTCCGGGAATGGCGTTGACCACGACTGTCGGCTCTCCCCCATCGAGAAACGAAACATCATTATCCGCATCATAGGAACCTGCCGTAGAAACAAGCTCACGCCACGTCATGGCAAGAAGTTCGGAACCAGCAAGGACAATCTGCACATCAGTGTCCCTCCGGTGGATTTCAAACTGCCCAGGCTTCGTGTCCGTCTCATATGACGTGATGACATAGCACACGTCAGAATCATCCGTAGTGTAAGTTCCTTCCGCCTGCTCATAAATTTGACCGCGGTCAAGGATTTCTATGACCTTCTGTAGCTTAGGCAGGAGAGGTAGATACATTTCCAGCTTGTCAAGATTATCGAATACCACAGAATT
Encoded proteins:
- a CDS encoding YhcH/YjgK/YiaL family protein; its protein translation is MVFDNLDKLEMYLPLLPKLQKVIEILDRGQIYEQAEGTYTTDDSDVCYVITSYETDTKPGQFEIHRRDTDVQIVLAGSELLAMTWRELVSTAGSYDADNDVSFLDGGEPTVVVNAIPGRFVIFFPGEPHKAKVASGEISTVKKLVFKLKD